Genomic segment of Apium graveolens cultivar Ventura chromosome 7, ASM990537v1, whole genome shotgun sequence:
tgaacaaatgtCATGAGAGCTGTTAGGTTTCAATGTctgatcttctcgataatgataacacatatagtgtaaacctatgtctgtatttatatagtacacagttacaagataacttctaattgatatggaatatatttctttctcctaaaatatatcaatcagatatcttatataattcttctagtcctctaactctttccttgcatatctttttcttgtattagtctcgatcttctactgttaatcagcttccttccttaactgtaagtcctcccgtacttaagttgtgatatgaccttaagtcctgatatgacattaagtcctgacttccagtaagtactgattccagtaagaactaatatttcctgtttgttaagatctgaaaactaaacatgaaacatattagacatgacatctcaaatatatccaacatcTTTAAAGGCACTGAAATCATTTGACTTTTTATTTATGCTATATTTGATGCATAAGATCATGGGCCTTACAGATTTACTTTGTTGAGCCTTACAAATTAAATCAATTGATATCTTAAATGCCATGGATTTAGTTGCATCAATAAAAGAATTGCTACAATCTCTAAGAGATGACGGTTTTGACGTTCTTTTGGATTATATCACATCGGTTTGTGTAAAGCATAAAATTAATATACAAGATATGAATGCTCGTTATATGGATGGTATCCGTTCTGTGCGACAAATAAATGATAAATCAGTTGAGCATCATTATCGTTATGATGTATTTAATTCTGTAATTGATTTTCAGTTAGAAGAGTTACATTATAGGTTCAATGATGAAGCTGTGCAACTTTTGAGATTAAGAACATCTTTGGAACCAAAGAACAATTTCAGCTTTTTTGATATTGAGCATATTTGTGCACTTGCTACAACCTTTTATCATGTTGATTTTGGACAACAAGAGATGTACCATCTTAAACTTCAACTTGATCGTTACAAGATTGATGTGGTTAATCATGCTAAATTTCAGGATTTATCTACTCTTTCTGATTTATGTCTACAACTAGTTGATACGGGAAAAACATCACAATACAATTTGATTTATAGGTTGATTTGTCTTATTTTAACACTTCCTGTTTCTACAACAACTACAGAAAGGGTTTTTTCTACCATGAAATTAGTTAAGACCGATCTTTGAAATAAAATGAGGGAAAAGTATTTGAGAGACACTACTATGCTTATCAACATTAAGAAGGAGTATGCTGAAGAAATTGATCCAGATGAAGTGATAGATGAATTTTATGCTCAAAAAAATCGTTGAGCACAACTCAAATAATGTGAGTAAATCATGTTTTATTTGACATTATGAACTAGTATCTTTATTACTTATTTTTGCATATATTGGATTTCAAATTAGCAATATAGTTGAACTATGTGATTTTAGTTTTACATGTATATGCTAGCTTactcaaataaattttcattGAATCACGCGGAAAAAAATCACTACAGCCCCAGTAAGTTTATAATCCTGGGTCCCCCCTGTTGTGATTTTATGTTGTATGAAGTTTTTTTTCCTTGAGTGTGTGCAGATTTTTGGTAAATCATGATGTTGAAATAGCATTTTTATTAGGTAGAAGACCCTACCTTGTATACTTCATGAGCAATCCAGCCTTAGCATTGTCCTCAGAAAGCTTGTCTCTTCAATCCTTCCTGTCGAtacctctttctctttctcctGATCAAACTCCAGCATGACAAACATCTGTTCCCTCACATGATTTTCTCTAAAGCAATAAGCATGCTTCACTTACTTTGCTTGTCTTCAGCCTGGAGTTCTAAATGTTTTGTTATAGCATTCTCCTTGTATCGACCaacaaattatattttaatttttaactttaacttaattcaatagtataattttttcTAATCCAGGCGAAtaatatcta
This window contains:
- the LOC141674522 gene encoding uncharacterized protein LOC141674522, with product MDLVASIKELLQSLRDDGFDVLLDYITSVCVKHKINIQDMNARYMDGIRSVRQINDKSVEHHYRYDVFNSVIDFQLEELHYRFNDEAVQLLRLRTSLEPKNNFSFFDIEHICALATTFYHVDFGQQEMYHLKLQLDRYKIDVVNHAKFQDLSTLSDLCLQLVDTGKTSQYNLIYRLICLILTLPVSTTTTERVFSTMKLVKTDL